A window from Triplophysa dalaica isolate WHDGS20190420 chromosome 3, ASM1584641v1, whole genome shotgun sequence encodes these proteins:
- the zbtb41 gene encoding zinc finger and BTB domain-containing protein 41 codes for MKRKLNASQLSKVKDVSSTKTQETMTSAGLEECDADQTIKDSSQEIRHLKISQSDNCFFKFLNEDRQKLPSFCDITITVCGKTYRAHKVVLAFGSNYFHARFTENPDIHHVTIDNINGWTFRHLLNFLYTSEFKVLQNQIPALGDAACFLDMMEAVNLLTKWAAPAHAREESDAQQVAQKTTDVQDVDSSAGAQCSFCSRSFCYRKSLENHLAKRHSAGCHGEEEQTTVNISVVTTRRSARQRRTPAKFEIQENENCNKTRKAKTQKDDAASFEEEDDDDDESEEEQQNEQGEQNSKEGREALHVEEAECEDATEKQPEDVTEHCTAVSQVEAQKEPEPETNHLVAKPSQVTETSSHVFPDGLAPIMIQSTNKKTLKCPKCDKTFDRIGKYESHTRVHTGEKPFQCDICLQCYSTKSNLTVHKKKHESDVPIQKKDHQCPFCNKLHASRKTLGRHVKRFHPDHLQEFLTQKKKKSDGWKCDVCHKSFTRRPHLEEHMILHSQDKPFKCAYCDEYFKSRFARLKHQEKIHLGPFPCDICGRQFNDRGNRKRHIECTHGGKRKWTCYLCGKSVRERTTLREHLRIHNGEKPHLCSICGQSFRHGSSYRLHLRVHHDDKRYECDECGKTFIRHDHLKKHKKIHTGERAHQCEECGKCFRRADHLTVHYKSIHLGEKIWRRYKAVVHQCQVCKKEFRGKTNLMSHSRTHSGEKPHRCVICNQTFRIKKTLTKHMVIHSDVRPFSCPHCSATFKRKDKLKYHVDHVHSTRLLDQQQPNLPTAPPSKLAEPLPPNETPKAYHNTPKTVLQSVSADVCVPVTLVPVQMTDEADLAVHGVPHGVLPAVSQQQQTGYQSTTDLVFLEKYTLTPQPTNIVHPVRPDQMLDPREQSYLGTLLGLDSSTSVQNMTSAEHTH; via the exons ATGAAGAGGAAACTAAATGCATCCCAGCTGTCGAAAGTAAAGGATGTCAGTAGCACAAAAACGCAGGAGACTATGACATCTGCGGGACTGGAGGAGTGTGATGCTGACCAGACCATAAAAGACTCTTCACAAGAGATAAGACATCTGAAAATATCACAAAGTGATAACTGCTTCTTTAAGTTCCTAAATGAAGACCGTCAGAAGCTGCCATCCTTCTGTGACATAACCATCACGGTCTGTGGAAAAACGTATCGTGCCCACAAGGTGGTTTTGGCTTTTGGCAGTAACTATTTCCATGCCAGATTTACAGAAAATCCTGACATACACCATGTTACCATTGATAACATTAATGGCTGGACCTTTAGACACTTGCTTAACTTCCTATACACTTCTGAATTTAAAGTTTTGCAAAACCAGATCCCTGCTTTGGGTGATGCTGCCTGCTTTCTGGATATGATGGAAGCCGTGAATCTTTTAACAAAGTGGGCGGCACCAGCTCATGCTCGTGAAGAAAGCGATGCTCAGCAGGTTGCTCAGAAGACCACAGATGTTCAGGATGTTGATAGTTCAGCTGGTGCGCAGTGCTCATTTTGCAGTCGCTCTTTCTGCTACAGAAAGTCTCTGGAGAATCACCTGGCCAAGAGACATAGTGCTGGCTGCCACGGTGAGGAAGAACAAACTACAGTCAACATATCGGTGGTCACTACCCGAAGATCAGCTCGTCAGAGGAGGACACCAGCTAAATTTGAGATCCAGGAAAACGAAAATTgcaacaaaacaagaaaagcgAAAACACAGAAGGATGATGCAGCCAGTTTtgaggaggaagatgatgatgatgatgaaagtGAGGAAGAGCAACAAAATGAGCAAGGCGAACAAAATAGTAAGGAAGGAAGAGAAGCGTTGCATGTTGAGGAGGCGGAATGTGAAGATGCAACTGAAAAGCAACCGGAGGATGTGACTGAACATTGTACGGCTGTGAGCCAAGTTGAGGCCCAGAAGGAGCCAGAACCAGAAACCAACCATCTTGTTGCAAAACCCAGTCAAGTGACAGAAACCTCCAGTCACGTCTTTCCAGACGGACTGGCTCCCATTATGATCCAGAGCACTAATAAAAAGACTCTAAAGTGTCCTAAATGTGACAAGACCTTCGATCGCATAG GTAAATATGAGAGTCACACCAGAGtacacactggagaaaaacctttcCAATGTGACATCTGTCTTCAGTGCTACTCCACCAAATCAAACCTCACTGTGCACAAGAAGAAACACGAGAGTGACGTGCCCATCCAGAAAAAAGACCACCAATGTCCCTTCTGCAACAAGCTTCACGCCAGCAGGAAGACTCTTGGCAGACATGTAAAGAG ATTTCATCCTGACCATCTTCAAGAGTTTCTCActcaaaagaagaagaaaagtgATGGCTGGAAATGTGAT GTCTGTCACAAGTCCTTCACTCGTCGCCCCCATCTGGAGGAGCACATGATCTTACATTCACAGGACAAGCCTTTCAAATGCGCTTACTGTGACGAATACTTCAAGTCACGGTTTGCACGCCTGAAACATCAAGAAAAGATTCATTTGG GCCCCTTCCCTTGTGACATCTGTGGTCGACAGTTTAATGACAGGGGCAACCGTAAACGCCACATTGAGTGTACTCATGGGGGCAAGAGGAAGTGGACCTGTTATCTGTGTGGCAAATCAGTTCGAGAGAG GACAACCCTTAGGGAGCATCTGAGGATCCACaatggagagaaacctcacctGTGCAGCATCTGTGGACAAAGCTTTCGCCATGGGAGCTCCTACAG GTTACATCTTCGAGTTCATCATGACGACAAGCGCTATGAATGTGATGAATGTGGCAAAACTTTCATTCGACATGATCAtctaaagaaacataaaaaaattcacacag GGGAGAGAGCCCATCAATGTGAGGAATGTGGAAAATGCTTCCGCCGTGCTGACCACCTGACGGTCCATTATAAAAGTATTCACCTGGGAGAAAAGATCTGGAGAAG GTACAAAGCAGTAGTGCATCAGTGTCAGGTGTGCAAGAAAGAGTTCAGGGGCAAGACCAACCTCATGTCACATTCTAGAACGCATTCAG GTGAGAAACCCCATCGCTGTGTGATCTGTAATCAGACCTTTCGCATTAAGAAGACTTTGACCAAACACATGGTCATCCACTCAGACGTGCGTCCCTTTAGCTGCCCACACTGCAGTGCAACCTTCAAGCGCAAGGACAAGCTCAAGTACCACGTAGACCACGTTCACAGCACCCGTTTACTAGACCAGCAGCAGCCGAATCTGCCTACAGCCCCTCCCAGCAAGCTGGCCGAGCCCCTGCCGCCAAACGAAACACCCAAAGCATACCACAACACACCTAAGACTGTGCTGCAGAGTGTCTCGGCTGATGTATGTGTTCCTGTAACGCTTGTTCCTGTCCAGATGACTGATGAGGCTGATCTTGCAGTACACGGGGTACCACATGGTGTCCTTCCAGCTGTGAGCCAACAACAGCAGACTGGATACCAATCAACCACAGATTTGGTTTTCTTAGAAAAGTACACGCTGACACCTCAGCCGACTAATATAGTGCATCCCGTACGCCCGGACCAGATGCTGGACCCACGAGAGCAGTCGTACTTGGGCACCCTACTGGGACTGGACTCGTCTACATCTGTGCAAAACATGACTAGTGCTGAACACACtcattga